One Hippoglossus hippoglossus isolate fHipHip1 chromosome 13, fHipHip1.pri, whole genome shotgun sequence genomic window carries:
- the sidt2 gene encoding SID1 transmembrane family member 2 isoform X1: MLLRSCWKSRHKNGSGPAAACWIRHGLAALLWMCVTHLVCGGAAVGETKTVVQKDAEFDVTYNDTVTSENQTIYAFNHTVSRNKTEGVRVSVDVLSQGLESPILFVVRQKQAVLSFQVPLILRGLYQRKYPYDHVGRTLCQPPSRAASETQYFFVDVSTLSSQGTNYQLRVSRVESFTLLTDKKFSFTASPSQPQYFKYDFRDGVDTVIVKVNSDMTFPCSVMSVQDIQCPVYDLDNNVAFIGMYQTMTKKGAITVQRKDFPSNSFYVVVVVKTEDEACGGPLRFYPLRPDELFDAGNRSKLIDVVVTPAIDSKVYVMGMLFCLGIFFSIYLLTFLGACLEKKRMNKTREDYLIPADMSPAETASLLGKNGDGKTPVSPDEYGSFADNGSTLSSEAITDSATSIDNNYGYMERSLDSVGRSRQESLSSVEEDDYDTLDDINSDKNIVRTKKFLYVSDLSRKDKRVLSKKYQIYFWNIATIAVFYALPVIQLVITYQTVVNVTGNQDICYYNFLCAHPLGALSAFNNILSNVGYVMLGLLFLLIVLKRDIVHNRALVRNDLNALECGIPKHFGLFYAMGTALMMEGLLSACYHVCPNYTNFQFDTSFMYMIAGLCMLKLYQKRHPDINASAYTAYACLAGVIFFSVLGVVFGRGNTVFWIVFSVIHILATLLLSTQLYYMGRWRLDSGIMRRMLHVIYTDFIRQCSTPMYIDRMVLLVMGNIVNWSLAAYGLIERPNDFASYLLAIAICNLLLYFAFYIIMKLRSGERIQCLALVCILFTAVVWGFALFFFFQGLSTWQKTPAESREHNRDCILLSFFDDHDIWHFLSSIAMFGSFLVLLTMDDDVDHVQRDKIFVF, from the exons ATGCTGTTGAGGAGTTGCTGGAAATCTCGACATAAAAACGGCTCtggacctgctgctgcctgctggaTCCGACATGGACTGGCAGCCCTGCTCTGGATGTGTGTGACCCACTTGGTCTGCGGCGGTGCGGCGGTGGGGGAGACCAAGACCGTGGTGCAGAAAGATGCGGAGTTTGATGTCACCTACAATGACACGGTCACGAGTGAAAACCAGACCATCTACGCGTTCAACCACACCGTCTCCAGGAACAAG ACGGAGGGAGTACGCGTGTCCGTGGATGTGCTGTCACAGGGTTTGGAGAGTCCTATTCTGTTTGTGGTGCGGCAGAAGCAAGCTGTGCTCTCTTTCCAAGTCCCCCTCATCCTGAGAGGCCT ctACCAGAGGAAGTACCCTTATGATCATGTGGGCCGGACATTGTGCCAGCCTCCGTCCCGGGCCGCCTCGGAAACCCAGTACTTTTTTGTGGACGTCTCTACCCTGTCCAGCCAGGGTACAAACTACCAGCTTAGGGTCAGCCGTGTGGAAAGCTTCACCCTTCT GACAGACAAGAAATTCAGCTTTACTGCATCACCATCCCAACCTCAG TACTTCAAGTATGACTTTCGAGATGGGGTGGACACTGTGATCGTCAAGGTCAACTCAGACATGACCTTCCCCTGCTCCGTGATGTCCGTCCAGGACATCCAG TGCCCTGTCTATGACCTCGACAACAATGTGGCCTTCATTGGGATGTACCAGACTATGACCAAAAAAGGTGCCATCACTGTGCAG AGAAAAGATTTTCCAAGCAACAGTTTCTATGTGGTGGTCGTGGTAAAAACAGAGGACGAGGCATGTGGCGGTCCGCTGCGGTTCTACCCTCTGCGGCCTGATGAGCTGTTTGATGCCGGCAACCGCAGCAAGCTCATCGATGTGGTGGTCACCCCTGCCATCGATT CAAAGGTGTATGTGATGGGCATGCTGTTCTGTCTGGGTATCTTCTTTTCCATCTACCTGCTCACCTTCCTGGGGGCCTGTCTGGAGAAAAAGCG GATGAATAAGACGAGAGAAGACTATCTGATTCCTGCTGACATGTCGCCTGCTGAGACAG CCTCTCTGCTTGGAAAGAACGGGGATG GCAAGACTCCAGTCTCACCGGATGAATATGGCTCCTTTG CTGACAACGGCAGCACTCTGAGCTCTGAGGCCATCACTGACAGCGCCACCTCAATTGATAATAACTACGGATACATGG AGCGATCACTGGACAGTGTTGGACGAAGCAGGCAGGAGTCTCTGAGCTCTGTGGAGGAGGATGACTATGACACACTGGATGACATCaattcagacaaaaacatagTCCGCACCAAG AAATTTCTGTACGTGTCTGACCTGTCCCGCAAAGACAAGAGGGTCCTCAGCAAGAAATATCAAATATACTTCTG GAACATTGCCACCATTGCTGTGTTCTACGCCCTGCCAGTCATCCAGTTGGTCATCACCTATCAAACG GTTGTCAATGTCACAGGAAACCAGGACATTTGCTACTACAACTTCCTGTGTGCCCACCCCCTGGGAGCTCTAAG TGCATTCAACAACATACTCAGTAACGTTGGTTACGTGATGCTGGGACTCCTCTTCCTTCTTATCGTCCTCAAGAGAGATATTGTCCACAATCGAGCTCTGGTCCGCAACGACCTCAATGCTCTG gAATGTGGTATCCCAAAACACTTTGGTCTGTTTTATGCCATGGGAACTGCACTAATGATGGAGGGCTTGCTCAGTGCCTGCTACCACGTCTGTCCCAACTACACCAACTTCCAGTTTG ACACCTCCTTCATGTACATGATTGCCGGGCTGTGTATGTTGAAGCTGTATCAGAAGAGACACCCAGACATCAATGCAAGTGCTTACACTGCCTATGCCTGCCTGGCTGGAGtcatcttcttctctgtgcTTGGAGTG GTATTCGGGAGGGGAAACACAGTCTTCTGGATTGTTTTCTCAGTGATCCACATTCTGgccactctcctcctcagcaCACAGCTCTACTACATGGGCCGGTGGAGGCTCG actCTGGGATCATGCGGAGGATGCTGCATGTCATCTACACAGATTTCATCAGGCAGTGCAGTACACCTATGTACATC GACCGCATGGTTCTACTTGTGATGGGGAACATAGTCAACTGGTCTCT aGCTGCCTACGGCCTCATAGAGAGACCCAACGACTTTGCCTCCTACCTGTTGGCCATCGCCATCTGCAACCTGCTGCTCTACTTTGCCTTCTACATCATCATGAAG ctgcGGAGTGGTGAGAGAATCCAGTGTCTGGCATTGGTGTGTATTCTCTTCACGGCTGTGGTGTGGGGATTTgcactctttttcttcttccagggTCTCAGCACCTGGCAG AAAACACCAGCAGAGTCTCGTGAGCACAACAGAGACTGCATCCTGCTGTCATTCTTCGACGACCACGACATTTGGCACTTTCTCTCGTCCATCGCCATGTTTGGATCCTTCCTG GTTCTGCTGACTATGGATGACGACGTCGACCACGTCCAGAGAGACAAGATCTTCGTCTTCTAG
- the sidt2 gene encoding SID1 transmembrane family member 2 isoform X2, whose protein sequence is MLLRSCWKSRHKNGSGPAAACWIRHGLAALLWMCVTHLVCGGAAVGETKTVVQKDAEFDVTYNDTVTSENQTIYAFNHTVSRNKTEGVRVSVDVLSQGLESPILFVVRQKQAVLSFQVPLILRGLYQRKYPYDHVGRTLCQPPSRAASETQYFFVDVSTLSSQGTNYQLRVSRVESFTLLTDKKFSFTASPSQPQYFKYDFRDGVDTVIVKVNSDMTFPCSVMSVQDIQCPVYDLDNNVAFIGMYQTMTKKGAITVQRKDFPSNSFYVVVVVKTEDEACGGPLRFYPLRPDELFDAGNRSKLIDVVVTPAIDSKVYVMGMLFCLGIFFSIYLLTFLGACLEKKRMNKTREDYLIPADMSPAETGKTPVSPDEYGSFADNGSTLSSEAITDSATSIDNNYGYMERSLDSVGRSRQESLSSVEEDDYDTLDDINSDKNIVRTKKFLYVSDLSRKDKRVLSKKYQIYFWNIATIAVFYALPVIQLVITYQTVVNVTGNQDICYYNFLCAHPLGALSAFNNILSNVGYVMLGLLFLLIVLKRDIVHNRALVRNDLNALECGIPKHFGLFYAMGTALMMEGLLSACYHVCPNYTNFQFDTSFMYMIAGLCMLKLYQKRHPDINASAYTAYACLAGVIFFSVLGVVFGRGNTVFWIVFSVIHILATLLLSTQLYYMGRWRLDSGIMRRMLHVIYTDFIRQCSTPMYIDRMVLLVMGNIVNWSLAAYGLIERPNDFASYLLAIAICNLLLYFAFYIIMKLRSGERIQCLALVCILFTAVVWGFALFFFFQGLSTWQKTPAESREHNRDCILLSFFDDHDIWHFLSSIAMFGSFLVLLTMDDDVDHVQRDKIFVF, encoded by the exons ATGCTGTTGAGGAGTTGCTGGAAATCTCGACATAAAAACGGCTCtggacctgctgctgcctgctggaTCCGACATGGACTGGCAGCCCTGCTCTGGATGTGTGTGACCCACTTGGTCTGCGGCGGTGCGGCGGTGGGGGAGACCAAGACCGTGGTGCAGAAAGATGCGGAGTTTGATGTCACCTACAATGACACGGTCACGAGTGAAAACCAGACCATCTACGCGTTCAACCACACCGTCTCCAGGAACAAG ACGGAGGGAGTACGCGTGTCCGTGGATGTGCTGTCACAGGGTTTGGAGAGTCCTATTCTGTTTGTGGTGCGGCAGAAGCAAGCTGTGCTCTCTTTCCAAGTCCCCCTCATCCTGAGAGGCCT ctACCAGAGGAAGTACCCTTATGATCATGTGGGCCGGACATTGTGCCAGCCTCCGTCCCGGGCCGCCTCGGAAACCCAGTACTTTTTTGTGGACGTCTCTACCCTGTCCAGCCAGGGTACAAACTACCAGCTTAGGGTCAGCCGTGTGGAAAGCTTCACCCTTCT GACAGACAAGAAATTCAGCTTTACTGCATCACCATCCCAACCTCAG TACTTCAAGTATGACTTTCGAGATGGGGTGGACACTGTGATCGTCAAGGTCAACTCAGACATGACCTTCCCCTGCTCCGTGATGTCCGTCCAGGACATCCAG TGCCCTGTCTATGACCTCGACAACAATGTGGCCTTCATTGGGATGTACCAGACTATGACCAAAAAAGGTGCCATCACTGTGCAG AGAAAAGATTTTCCAAGCAACAGTTTCTATGTGGTGGTCGTGGTAAAAACAGAGGACGAGGCATGTGGCGGTCCGCTGCGGTTCTACCCTCTGCGGCCTGATGAGCTGTTTGATGCCGGCAACCGCAGCAAGCTCATCGATGTGGTGGTCACCCCTGCCATCGATT CAAAGGTGTATGTGATGGGCATGCTGTTCTGTCTGGGTATCTTCTTTTCCATCTACCTGCTCACCTTCCTGGGGGCCTGTCTGGAGAAAAAGCG GATGAATAAGACGAGAGAAGACTATCTGATTCCTGCTGACATGTCGCCTGCTGAGACAG GCAAGACTCCAGTCTCACCGGATGAATATGGCTCCTTTG CTGACAACGGCAGCACTCTGAGCTCTGAGGCCATCACTGACAGCGCCACCTCAATTGATAATAACTACGGATACATGG AGCGATCACTGGACAGTGTTGGACGAAGCAGGCAGGAGTCTCTGAGCTCTGTGGAGGAGGATGACTATGACACACTGGATGACATCaattcagacaaaaacatagTCCGCACCAAG AAATTTCTGTACGTGTCTGACCTGTCCCGCAAAGACAAGAGGGTCCTCAGCAAGAAATATCAAATATACTTCTG GAACATTGCCACCATTGCTGTGTTCTACGCCCTGCCAGTCATCCAGTTGGTCATCACCTATCAAACG GTTGTCAATGTCACAGGAAACCAGGACATTTGCTACTACAACTTCCTGTGTGCCCACCCCCTGGGAGCTCTAAG TGCATTCAACAACATACTCAGTAACGTTGGTTACGTGATGCTGGGACTCCTCTTCCTTCTTATCGTCCTCAAGAGAGATATTGTCCACAATCGAGCTCTGGTCCGCAACGACCTCAATGCTCTG gAATGTGGTATCCCAAAACACTTTGGTCTGTTTTATGCCATGGGAACTGCACTAATGATGGAGGGCTTGCTCAGTGCCTGCTACCACGTCTGTCCCAACTACACCAACTTCCAGTTTG ACACCTCCTTCATGTACATGATTGCCGGGCTGTGTATGTTGAAGCTGTATCAGAAGAGACACCCAGACATCAATGCAAGTGCTTACACTGCCTATGCCTGCCTGGCTGGAGtcatcttcttctctgtgcTTGGAGTG GTATTCGGGAGGGGAAACACAGTCTTCTGGATTGTTTTCTCAGTGATCCACATTCTGgccactctcctcctcagcaCACAGCTCTACTACATGGGCCGGTGGAGGCTCG actCTGGGATCATGCGGAGGATGCTGCATGTCATCTACACAGATTTCATCAGGCAGTGCAGTACACCTATGTACATC GACCGCATGGTTCTACTTGTGATGGGGAACATAGTCAACTGGTCTCT aGCTGCCTACGGCCTCATAGAGAGACCCAACGACTTTGCCTCCTACCTGTTGGCCATCGCCATCTGCAACCTGCTGCTCTACTTTGCCTTCTACATCATCATGAAG ctgcGGAGTGGTGAGAGAATCCAGTGTCTGGCATTGGTGTGTATTCTCTTCACGGCTGTGGTGTGGGGATTTgcactctttttcttcttccagggTCTCAGCACCTGGCAG AAAACACCAGCAGAGTCTCGTGAGCACAACAGAGACTGCATCCTGCTGTCATTCTTCGACGACCACGACATTTGGCACTTTCTCTCGTCCATCGCCATGTTTGGATCCTTCCTG GTTCTGCTGACTATGGATGACGACGTCGACCACGTCCAGAGAGACAAGATCTTCGTCTTCTAG